The sequence AGGAGTTCGCCAAGAAGTACCTCACCGCCAACAGAATCATCCTGCTCAGCCTCACCCCCAAGGTGGCCGGCGCCGGAGGGACGAAGTGATGAAGACGCGTGCTCTCGTTTCGCTCGCCGCGCTGCTCGGGCTCGCCGGCTGCGCCTCCTCGCAGAAGCCGCCCGAGAACTCCAACGAGCCGCCCCCGGCCGTCCCCTCCTCCGCCGCGCTGAAGGAGGCGCCGCCGGCCCAGCCCCAGGCGCCCGCGCGCCCCGAGGCCGTGCCCGCCGTGCCGCTGAAACAGCCCAAGCCCATGGAGCTCGTGGTGCAGGCCCGGCAGGACACGCCCATCGTCGCCTTCCGGCTCGTCTTCCACACGGGCTCGGTGGATGACCCGAAGGGCAAGGAGGGCCTCACGGATTTGACGACCACGCTGATGGCCCAGGGGGGCACGCAGAAGCTCACCTCGGCGCAGCTGCTGGAAGCGCTCTACCCCATGGCCGCGCAGCTGAACGTGTACACGGACAAGGAGTTCACCGCCTTCTCCGGCCGCGTCCACAAGGACTTCCTGCCGCGCTTCCTCGACATCTTCACCGACGTCATCCTCAACCCGCGCCTGGACGCCGGCGAGTTGGAGCGCCTGCGCGCCAACGCCATCAGCGACGTGGAGAACGGCCTGCGCAGCGCCAATGACGAGGCGCTCGGCAAGGTGGCGCTCGACGCGCTGCTGTACCAGGGCCACCCGTACGCGCACTACGTGGGCGGCACCGTGCAGGGGCTGAAGGCGATTACGCTCGACGACGTGAAGGCCCACGTCCGCCGCGTCTTCACGCAGGACCGGCTCGTCATCGGCCTCGCCGGCCCGGTGGACGACGCGCTGAAGCAGACCCTCACCCAGCGCCTGTCCGCGCTGCCCGCGCAGGGGGCTCCGCTCGTGGTGCTGCCGCCGGTGCCCACCACGGCCGGCCGCGCCGTCATCATCCAGAAGCCCACGCTCTCCACCGCCATCAGCATGGGCTACGTCACGCCGGTGCGCCGCGGAGACCCGGACTTCTTCCCGCTCGCGCTGGCCTTCTCCCACCTGGGCGAGCACCGCCAGTTCCTCGGCGTGCTCTTCAACGAGCTGCGCGAGAAGCGCGGCCTCAACTACGGCAACTACGCCTACGCGGAGAACTTCATCGAGGACCCCGGCTCCACGTACAACCGGACCAACATCGCCCGCACGCAGCAGCTCCACTCCATCTGGATTCGCCCGGTGGTGCCCGCCAACGGCGTGTTCGCCACGCGCGGCGCGGTGTACTTCTTCGACAAGCTGGTGAAGGAGGGCATCGACCCGGAGCGCTTCGCGCTGATGAAGGGCTACCTCCAGGGCTACACCCGTCTCTGGGAGCAGACGGACCAGCGGCGGCTCGGCTACGCCATCGACTCGCTCTTCTACGGCGCGCCCGACTTCCTGGAGCAGTACCGTCAGGCGCTCAACACCATGACGCCGCAGACGGTGCAGGAGGCGCTGCGCCGCCACGCCCATCCGGAAGCGCTCAACTTCGCCTTCGTCACCCAGGACGCGGAGGGGCTCGCGCAGGCGCTGCGCTCCGGCCAGCCCTCCACCATCAAGTACGCCTCGCCGAAAGACGAGGCGCTGCTGAAGGAGGACGAGGCCATCTCCACCTTCAAGCTGCCCCTGCGCCCGGATGCGATTGAAGTCGTCCCCGCACAGAGCGTGATGGAGAAATAAGACAGGGCTGTATTTGATACCGGAGGGTGGGTCATTTGTTTCCGCCCTCCGGTATCGAGTGCTAAGAGCGTGAGTCATGCGAGGCATCCTGCGCGACTCCGCCATTCGACTCGCGACCCTGGGCCTGCTGCTGTTCACGGTAGCGGCCCGCGCG comes from Pyxidicoccus parkwaysis and encodes:
- a CDS encoding M16 family metallopeptidase — encoded protein: MKTRALVSLAALLGLAGCASSQKPPENSNEPPPAVPSSAALKEAPPAQPQAPARPEAVPAVPLKQPKPMELVVQARQDTPIVAFRLVFHTGSVDDPKGKEGLTDLTTTLMAQGGTQKLTSAQLLEALYPMAAQLNVYTDKEFTAFSGRVHKDFLPRFLDIFTDVILNPRLDAGELERLRANAISDVENGLRSANDEALGKVALDALLYQGHPYAHYVGGTVQGLKAITLDDVKAHVRRVFTQDRLVIGLAGPVDDALKQTLTQRLSALPAQGAPLVVLPPVPTTAGRAVIIQKPTLSTAISMGYVTPVRRGDPDFFPLALAFSHLGEHRQFLGVLFNELREKRGLNYGNYAYAENFIEDPGSTYNRTNIARTQQLHSIWIRPVVPANGVFATRGAVYFFDKLVKEGIDPERFALMKGYLQGYTRLWEQTDQRRLGYAIDSLFYGAPDFLEQYRQALNTMTPQTVQEALRRHAHPEALNFAFVTQDAEGLAQALRSGQPSTIKYASPKDEALLKEDEAISTFKLPLRPDAIEVVPAQSVMEK